In the genome of Roseovarius sp. Pro17, the window AGCGCGCCTTGCTGGTGGTGCCGGGCGGCAGCACGCCGGGGCCGGTTTTTGACACGCTTTGCGGCGCGCGACTGGAGTGGGACCGCGTCGACGTCCTGCCCAGCGACGAGCGGTGGAGACCGCAGGCGCATCTGCGTTCAAACGGGGGGATGATCGCGCAACGCCTCATCTGCGAGCGGGCGGCGTCGGCGACCTTGCTGCCACTTTATATCGAGGGCGCATCGCCCGAAGAGGCCGCACCGCAATTGTCCGAGGGGATCGCACCACGCCTGCCGATCGACGTTGCGCTGGTGGGCATGGGCGAGGACATGCACACCGCCTCGATGTTTCCGCGTGCGCCTAATCTTGAGGCGGCGCTGGCGCATGACGCGCCGATTTTGGTCCCCGTGCGGATCGAGGGCGAGCCAGAGCCGCGTATCACGCTCGCCGCGCATGTGCTGCGGGGTGCCATGCATTTGCACGTCGTCATCACCGGTGAGGCCAAACGCGCCGCGCTGGAACGGGCGCGCGGGCAGGACGCGGCGCACGCGCCGATTGTCGCCCTTCTGGACGATGCCACCGTGCATTGGGCCCCCTGAAATGTGGCGCGATCTGAAAACCCTGGCTGAAAAGGCTCGCGCACGTGGCATCGCGCCGTTGTTTGGCGCCGGGCGCGCAGCGAATTTTTCGGTACGCTGGGATGGAATGCTGCTGGACTATTCCAAGACGTCGATAGCCGAGGACGCCCGCGCCGCCTTGCTGGCACTGGCAGAGGATCGCGGGGTCGCGGCGCGCCGGGAGGCGATGTTTACCGGCCAGCCCATAAACGAGACCGAAGACCGCGCCGTGCTGCATACGGCGCTGCGCGACTTGTCGGGCAAGCCGGTGATGGTGGATGGCGAGGATGTCATGCCCGGCGTTCGCGACACTCTGGCGCGGATGAAGAGCTTTGCCGGGGCAGTGCGCAGCGGCGCGTTCAAGGGGGCGGGCGGCACGATCACTGACGTCGTGAATATCGGTATCGGCGGCTCGCATCTGGGGCCTGAAATGGCGGCACGCGCGCTGTCGCCTTATCATGACGGGCCGCGGTGCCATTTCGTCTCGAACGTGGATGGTGCTGATATAGCTGACACGTTGGCGGGCCTTGATCCTGCGCGCACGCTGGTGCTGGTCGCGTCCAAGACATTCACCACGACCGAAACGATGACCAACGCCGCCACTGCGCGCGATTGGATCGGGGCATCAATCGACAATCCGGGCGATCAATTCGCCGCGCTGTCGTCGGATGAAGAGAGGGCAGCCGCGTTCGGTATCGACGCATCCCGCGTCTTTGGATTTGAGGACTGGGTCGGCGGACGCTATTCGATTTGGGGGCCGATCGGTCTGTCGCTGATGATCGCCATCGGAACCGACGATTTCACCGATTTCCTGCGCGGCGCCGAGGCGATGGACCAGCATTTCCGCACCGCACCACCCGAGGAAAACATGCCGCTGCTGCTGGCACTCGTCGGCCTTTGGCATCATCAGGCCTGTGGCTATCCGACCCGCGCCGTGCTGCCCTATGACCAGCGTCTGGGACGGCTGCCCGCCTATCTGCAACAGCTGGAAATGGAATCTAACGGCAAGGGCGTGGCGATGGACGGACGCGCCCTCAGCCAAGGTAGCGGCCCCGTCGTCTGGGGCGAGCCGGGCACCAACGGGCAGCACGCCTTCTATCAGCTGATCCATCAGGGCAGCCAGATCGTGCCGTGCGAATTTCTACTGGCGACGAAAGGTCATGAGCCGGATCTAGCACATCACCACACGCTGCTGATCGCCAACTGCCTCGCACAGTCCAAGGCGCTGATGCAGGGCCGCAATCTGGAGACGGCGCGCGCGCTGATGAAGGAAAAAGGCTTTGCCGGGGCCGAGCTTGAGAGACAGGCCCGCCATCGCGTTTTTCCGGGGAACCGGCCTTCGACGACGCTGATCTATGATTTGCTGACGCCGCGCCGACTGGGCCAGATCATCGCGCTCTACGAGCATCGCGTTTTCGTCGAGGGGGTGATCCTTGGCATCAACTCTTTCGATCAATGGGGCGTCGAACTGGGCAAGGAACTGGCGGCGGCGCTACGACCTGTTCTGGCAGGTGATACTTCGGCGGCTGGTGAGGACGGATCGACCCGGCAACTAGTAGACTTTGTACAATCGTCAAATGGGTGACCCGTCCTCGCGCCGCTAACGCCTTATGGGGCGTGTCTGCGACGTCTCGTGTCGTGTCGGTTAATTTCGGCACGAGAACTATATCGACGACGTGAAACGCGCCGTTCGATTGATCGACATTGGCGATCGTCGGGGCAAAGACGATAGATGGCCCTTTAGATTTCAGCGTGATGTCGACGATGGTCTTGGCCGCAAACAGGTCGGCACCGCCGACCACAGGGTTTGCGCCGAATGCAATCGAGGCGGTGACGACGGGATAGATGCCAGCGCGAGCGTGCTAAACGGTTTCATGGAGTATCTCAGTCTGTGCTATGTCTCCTACAAATCGGCCCGCCTGTTCGGGGTCTGGCCCAATACACGCAGCCTTCCGGCGGATAGTTGCAGCACGTCGGCAGTTTTTTGCCCTGAACAGCATTTTATAACTATCGGGGTGGAACTAAGGCGGGCCGATAGCGTTTACAGCTCACAGCCGTCGCGTGTGCACCTTTATGTGCACCGTAATGGTGCAACCGACTGACACACGAAGGAGTTACTTTATGAAGATGTGGATATCCGCGATTGCATGCACTGCGGTGCTGGGCCTTGGCGCCTGCGAGAACCTTACCACGAACCAGCGCACTGTCGCAGGTGTGACAGGCGGCGCGGCTGCTGGCCTGCTGACGGCCAAAGCGTTGGGCGCTGGCAGCGACTGGCAGTTGATCTCGGCCCTTGGCGGCGCGGCTGCCGGTACGGTCGTTGCGCAGAACCAGAACCGCAAGGTTTGCGCCTACTCGCGCGGTGATGGCACCTATTACGAGGCGGCTTGCCCGTAAGTAAGATGGCTACAGGATGAACGAAAAAGGCGCGGCATCACTGCAGCGCCTTTTTTGTTATATCGTGACTGATACGACAGCCGAGCGACGTTGCGCGCCTTCACAAAGACGCGCGACCGATTACCCCCGCAAGACACTATGCCCAGCATATTCCGCCGTCTCGCCCAACATTTCCTCGATGCGGATCAGCTGGTTATATTTGGCCAGCCGGTCCGAACGCGCCAGCGAGCCGGTCTTGATCTGCCCGCAATTAGTGGCGACGGCGAGATCCGCGATGGTCGCATCCTCCGTCTCGCCCGAGCGGTGCGACATGACGTTCGTAAACCCGGCCCGGTGCGCCATATCCACGGCGCGTAGCGTTTCCGTGAGCGTGCCGATCTGGTTGACCTTGACCAGCATCGAATTCGCGGAACCGCGCGCGATGCCCTGCGCCAGACGCTCGGGGTTCGTGACGAACAGATCGTCGCCGACCAGCTGCACCTTATCGCCCAGCTTGTCGGTAAGCGCCTTCCAGCCGTCCCAGTCGTCCTCGGACATGCCATCCTCGATTGAGATGATGGGATAATCCGCGACCAGCGCGGCGAGGTAGTCGGC includes:
- the pgi gene encoding glucose-6-phosphate isomerase, whose translation is MWRDLKTLAEKARARGIAPLFGAGRAANFSVRWDGMLLDYSKTSIAEDARAALLALAEDRGVAARREAMFTGQPINETEDRAVLHTALRDLSGKPVMVDGEDVMPGVRDTLARMKSFAGAVRSGAFKGAGGTITDVVNIGIGGSHLGPEMAARALSPYHDGPRCHFVSNVDGADIADTLAGLDPARTLVLVASKTFTTTETMTNAATARDWIGASIDNPGDQFAALSSDEERAAAFGIDASRVFGFEDWVGGRYSIWGPIGLSLMIAIGTDDFTDFLRGAEAMDQHFRTAPPEENMPLLLALVGLWHHQACGYPTRAVLPYDQRLGRLPAYLQQLEMESNGKGVAMDGRALSQGSGPVVWGEPGTNGQHAFYQLIHQGSQIVPCEFLLATKGHEPDLAHHHTLLIANCLAQSKALMQGRNLETARALMKEKGFAGAELERQARHRVFPGNRPSTTLIYDLLTPRRLGQIIALYEHRVFVEGVILGINSFDQWGVELGKELAAALRPVLAGDTSAAGEDGSTRQLVDFVQSSNG
- the pgl gene encoding 6-phosphogluconolactonase — protein: MKLQEYPDSEFMAMGLADVISTQLNAALRQRERALLVVPGGSTPGPVFDTLCGARLEWDRVDVLPSDERWRPQAHLRSNGGMIAQRLICERAASATLLPLYIEGASPEEAAPQLSEGIAPRLPIDVALVGMGEDMHTASMFPRAPNLEAALAHDAPILVPVRIEGEPEPRITLAAHVLRGAMHLHVVITGEAKRAALERARGQDAAHAPIVALLDDATVHWAP
- a CDS encoding glycine zipper 2TM domain-containing protein, giving the protein MKMWISAIACTAVLGLGACENLTTNQRTVAGVTGGAAAGLLTAKALGAGSDWQLISALGGAAAGTVVAQNQNRKVCAYSRGDGTYYEAACP